From Ptychodera flava strain L36383 chromosome 2, AS_Pfla_20210202, whole genome shotgun sequence, the proteins below share one genomic window:
- the LOC139116393 gene encoding flavin reductase (NADPH)-like: MKLVVLGATGGTGLQVVEQALCQGHHVVAVVRNRSNFSVRHDNLKIVEGDILSPTLNLTRVLQGQDAVMSCLGKRTSFWNFYDSFVRRVSLYTDSMEVIVKAMREAGVKRLICMTSWFVTYDPRWPGPWIVEWIVKPLLLGRIFTNMVAMEDYLAKQCSDINYTIVRPPELNDEPVSGKAITVVEDRPSVGDAVNNMTRADVAEFMLSALKRDAYDKKIVAIGYK, encoded by the exons ATGAAACTGGTAGTGTTAGGTGCGACAGGCGGAACAGGTTTGCAGGTAGTCGAACAAGCTCTATGTCAAGGACACCATGTTGTGGCCGTTGTGAGAAATCGAAGTAACTTTTCTGTACGTCACGATAACCTCAAG ATTGTTGAGGGCGATATTCTGTCTCCGACACTAAACCTTACAAGGGTTCTTCAGGGTCAAGATGCCGTGATGTCATGCCTCGGAAAGAGAACAAGTTTCTGGAATTTCTACGATTCTTTTGTCAGAAGAGTTTCCCTATACACAGATTCTATGGAGGTCATCGTGAAAGCGATGCGAGAGGCAGGTGTAAAGAGATTAATATGTATGACGTCGTGGTTCGTAACAT ATGATCCCCGATGGCCCGGACCATGGATTGTGGAATGGATAGTCAAACCACTTCTCTTGGGACGAATTTTCACAAACATGGTGGCGATGGAGGACTATCTAGCCAAGCAATGTTCGGATATCAATTACACAATAGTAAGACCTCCAGAGCTGAACGACGAACCAGTGAGCG GAAAGGCAATTACAGTAGTTGAAGATCGTCCGTCCGTTGGTGACGCTGTCAACAATATGACCCGCGCAGACGTTGCAGAATTTATGCTTTCCGCCTTAAAAAGAGATGCGTACGACAAAAAGATTGTCGCCATTGGCTACAAATAG